ACAGGGAGGGGAGGTTCACATCCTTGGACACTGCCAAGACTCCCGACTTAAGAGCACCGTGAGTTCTCATGGGAGAATCGCAATAGTGAGACCTAGGAACTAAGCTGACACCCAAATCTGCTCTATAGGATCTGCGCTGGATAACCACATTCACCTACAAACACAGGGCCCAAAGGCAAGCCAAGTCCTAAGCGAGAAAATAACAGCACCAAAGTCCCATTTAATATTCATGTAGTCTACCGGGGACACAGACAAAAACACTGCCAGCTGGTAAATTAGGACTTTAAATAAGCACAGGacttagttttgttgttgttttgaatcTTGAGCAGAGGCCTGTACTCCTAATTCAATGGATGACCTTGGCAAGCCATTTCTGTCTGTTGCTCCGTGCCAGTAAAACCAGGATAATGCACTGAGTGGCTTCACAAAGAGCTGAGCACAGtaatgctttggaaaataagAAGTGCGATGTACACGCAGAGACAGAGCCTACTCTCACATTAGTGTAAATCCAGATTAACTCCAGAGAAACCACTAAAGCAATACCTCTGTGACACCCAGTAGATAGGATCAGGGTCAGGTTCAAGGCAATGCTAATGAGGAGTACCTGTGACTGGGAATGTTTTGTTGTGAATGAGAGGAACAAAAAGAGTttggaggagctgcaggcaaAAGCATTACTCATCTAAGCCCTGAAGAAACCTAACACAAACTGTGGACAAAGTCAGGGATGGAGATGTAGCACCAAAAgtggctgcccagggaaggtCTGAAATCCCCAGCACCAAAGGTCTTTTGAGGACAGACTAGGCTAATGCCTTTAAAATGAAGTGGAGGGGGGAGAAGGACTTGGCAGTGTCCTGAGGTCTCTTTCTGCTCTTATTCCTATGGTTCTTGGTAGATGGTCAATGACTATTACATTATGGTGAGTCAGAAAGGAACTGCTTGTGTTGCATGCGGGGACAGAGCCATTTGCAAAGGAAGGCTGTGATCTCACAAGGTTCATCAAAATCAGCTTGCTGAAATGCTTCCAACCTCTGCCAACCCAGAGACACATGAGACCACGGATAATTACAGCTATAATTATACCTATATAGTTACATCAGTATAACTAACTCTTCTGGAATATGAATGGCCACATACAACGTTACGCCAGTGAAAGTGTATTTCAGTGGTATAATTAAGCTGATAAACATCCTGTGAAGGTAGACACCACGCACTTGTCGTCAGCACCTCCTTGATTTGGAGTCAGACGACTCAGGGTCTGAGCTGCACAGTGCATCACTGGGGCAGACGCTGAACCGAAGCTTCATGGAAAAAGTGAGCTTTGGAAAACATTAAGACACAAGTTTTAAGGAGGGAGATAGATGAGGCACGGGTGGTTACAGGCCAAGAACTGGAGAGAGAGCACGTGCATAGTGTGTGCAGAAGAGACAGTGAGGGAGAAACTGGCTGACAGGGCTTTTACAAGGGAATGCAAGAAAACATCAAGATGAGAAGAAATAGAGTTGGGAGGCTTTCAAGATGAACAGGAGCAGTTGGGACCTGCAATGCACATGTAgctcaggagagcagagaaacTACAAATGCTGCTAAACAGTTATGGCTGTGAGACTGGGAGGAGGTGAGATACAACACAAGAATCAATAGAGAGGTTACGTACCTTAAACCCTAAAATGAGAACGAGCCAAAGATCGGAATAAAGAGATGCACAGGACTGCATCCGGCTCACTGAACAGGTCATGCCTTTCTCTGTCGCCTAGGAGGCAATGGGAAGGCAGAAGTGAAGGCTGCTGCCCCTGtctgggagcagggacagacCGATGGGCGACAGGTCTACAAATCCAAGCAGGTCTCTGTAAACTCCTAAAGGGAAATGCCAAatctggtgctgctggggcaggcagtTAAATCAGGAATATTTTGGTATTCTGCTTGCAATGGGGCTGGTTAAGCCTTTTTCTAAAGCATCTGTGGATGCCGTGGTCCTCTTCTGTGCCACCCAGGTGACCTGCACACACTGGTCAAGACCATTCACTAGATCCCACTGCTTGGCCAGCCAAAGCTCTGCAAGCAGATATCCCCTTCCTGGTTTGGGTGCATGGACCTGGAAATCTTGCAGCTGACCCCCATCTCTGAAGTAGGCCACAGGCAAAGCCAATCTGGAGAACCCCAAAGGCTTTTTggcttttctgtctgtcttgtttttaaacagcacCTCCAAAAGCCTGACCATCCACCAGCATTGCCCCCAGAGATCAGACAGGACACAGCGTAGTGCTGCACCACCTCTCCTCATCCCTTTACCCGCACTGAGACGCTGAGGCTTCGGAAACACTGGACCGGATCAGAGAAGACCCACGTCAAGAGCAATACAGCGTCTGCCAACACCAACACTGCCACCATCACCAGCAACTGGAGGTCTTTGATAATCTGCAAACACGCAGGAAGTGTTACAGTCAGTGGTAAATGGGCACCAGCAACCTCCATTCCCCTGGGTCTCCTTCTAGTTGTCTCTTCCAAGGGATGTGTTCAACCTAATACTTCCCCCTGGAGTGGAGTCCAACAGCTTACCTACAGCCCATCACCTACAtctctgcctccagctcccagaCTCTTGGAGACCCAACCAGGCTTGGGACCAGGTATGAGCCCTCCCTGACTGCATGGCTAGCTGGTAAATGCCATGGCAGGAAATGGCACTTCCAGAAAAAGAGTATCATCCATTACATCTGTATcacaaacagagagaaaaaaggtggaggtgggaaaaaaaaaaaaaaaaagctgatagGATTATCATTTCATGAGTTTAACGCAGGGTTTGGTGCCTGAGGAATGGGAGTCCTCGCTGCAAAACCTCACATCTCACCTCCCTTTTTTTCACTGTTGGAAAGTGGCCCCATAAAGCTGTAAGCACACTTTTGTATGCACAAATATATACAGTGGCTCGCATTTCCCTCCCAGCTGCCCTATCCCCTTCCTCTGGCACTGTTGGGGAGCACCCAGTGCTCCCACCACACAGAAGATCCGATGCACCTGGGCTGGCCCTCTTCCAGACACCCTTGAGGACACCTGGTTTTGCTCATCCCACACCAACCGCACATAAACGAGGAGCCCCAACCCAGCTAGGTGTGCAGCCAGACCTCTGCCTGAGGTACCCAGTTGCATGTGCACCATCCCAGTTACTCGTTGGGCTTATCAGCCATTCCAGACTGGTTTGGGACTGTCTGGTGTCTGTCCTGCTCTGGGGGCTGGCTACTCACCACCCGCTTGTCCGGCACCCGCTGGGTGAACACCTTGTAGAGCCTCCAGCTCTTCCCCAGGACAGGGCCCAGCACCAGGGAGGTCCCCAcacacagcaggcagagccGCACCTGCAGGACGAGGTGGAAATGGGGGCACTGGGGGTAAGGAGGCCAGGAGGTGATGCACCCATTGCTCCCACCCGTGTCcacacacatacatgtgtgTTAAGACACCCGTCCCAGCCGTGCCCTGCTCACCTGGATAAGCGTTTCCACTGAGTGTCTGGACGGCAGGCTCTGCTCCTGAATCCCAAAGAGGTAAGCACTAGTGTAAGTCAAGCCACTGCCCAGCAGGGTCACAACGTTCAGATTGGGGCTGGACATCTTCACGATCCTCCGGGAGACAAAGCAGGGAAGGCAGTGATGGTTACTGAGCGCGGTGGCCTGGCAGCACCGGGGTAAGGCCCTGTTGCAGGGATGGAGGTGGCCACAGGGGATGGTCCCTGGCCCCATACTTTAAATAGTAGTCCTTTTGCCATACCCTGACActcctggcaggcagcaggacctCCACCCCGAGCGCAGGCTCAAACACAGGAAGCTACCATTAACATTCAGGTTACAGCTTCCCCCCCCCATAACTTTACCCATAACAACTGTGTTCAGGAAGGGGGGGAATCATTTCCTTTCAGGGCCCTTGAGCTCCTCCCTGGCTCTTGCTACTTCCAAAGCCACACAGAGCCTGGAGACCAACCtgtctctcctcctccctgccttcctccccgTGCCCCAGCCCCGGTGGACATCATCCACCAGCTCGCCCTCTGTGCTGCTCGCACAAACAGGCCTCCTCTGTGCCTCCAGGTTCAGTAGGCAGCCCAGCTGCAGTGCAAGTAAATAACGCATGTTCCTTACAGTTTCTCTCTGAGGATGTCCTTGGGGACCTAAATAACTTAGTGACCAATTAAGACAGCCACCAAACTCAACACTGCTCTGATGAAACCAGGAGTGGCCCCATAGCAGCAGGGAAACAGGCATGCTGTTGAGAGCACGATGACTTTGCTCCTGGAGCTGTGCTCCTCAAATGATGCTCTCAAGACCATGGGGCAGAGGAGAAACCAGCTCTTTTTCTCCTCACCCCTGCTGATGATTTGTTAAGTAGCACCTTTGAGATGACACCATGCGCTGCTTCTCCAGCCATGAGAAGCCACAGCAGCCCCTTCACACACATCCTTACCTGTTTTTCCTGAAGCGAATCGTGAAGACCAGAAAGAAGAGGGCTAGCAGGACTCCTCCGGTCAGGAACGTCCACACGAcgcccaggagagcagcagagaaagatgGGGAGCTCTTCCCGCTGCGGTCAGAAGACGTCTGAGGAAGGCAAAaggggtgaggaggaagaggacacTTCTGGGGCTCCCAGCGAAGGAGGTCTCTACACTGCCATGATTGTTCAACCAGAAAGGACATGAAACAGCATCTCTCAAACCTCTCTCCCTGAGCAGACACCCCTGCCTCAGACCAAGACCTGCCAGCAGGGCTAATGAGAGGTGTGTAGACAGGACACACTCTGCCACACTTCTTTGGGAAGAAGGGTAGGGCACCCTTTGATAGCCATCCCCACCTTTATCCCCATCTTGCAGCAACACACCCAGCTGGGCTCCGCCTGTCTCCCAGCTCTAACTAAAACTAACTTGATCCTAGGTAGACATCAGCTGAAGAGGGTTCAGGTCACCACCACGCAGCCAGGGACAGTCTGTGGGACCCCAGCTCTAGGCAGCTCAAGAGCTTTTGGGGTGCAGCATGAGATGGCACCATGCTGGGCCCAGGGCTGCTTGGTAATGAAAAATCTCGGCCAGGAAAGAAAGACAGGCAAGAGCAGAGCATGGAATCCCTGGGGAGATGTTCTCCTGCCACCtgccacctgctgcccacctcaTCTTCCCCCTCCCTATCTCCCAGGTGGGGTGGCACCGGTCTTTTGGCTCTCCAACAAAGGAAGACCACACCGGATGGTGCAGGTGGTCAAGCAGGTTGCTCATCCTCACCTCGCACCAGGATTTGCTGCACAAAAAACCCCATCGTGCTGCACAAATGAGGGCCACCTCACACCACGCTTGAAAAATCCCACTTCACTCCCAGCTGCATCCACCAGCAGCGTCTTTccacctctggctgctgctgaaagcattGCTGCAACTTCTTCTCGGGAACTTCCCAGGGAAGAGAAGCACACCGTGGTTTCCACTTTCCCTTTGCAAACACGCACACACCACACACCGACCGCTGTTTTTCCCCAGCCGTCAGTGGTCTGCAACTACGTGAAGTTGATGGAGCACTTCATCCGCCGCTGAGCAGAGTAAATCCCGGCCCTAGCAGGTGGAATATTAATTGTAGCAAAGCTGCCAGGGCCCGGGGAGCCAAGCAGCTTATGGTCTTCTAATTAAACGCCCGCGTTCGTGCAGAGCCCGGCAGAGACCGAGGCGGCTGAGCCCCGCTgctccctccagcagcctcaCGTGGAGCCAAGCACAAGCATGCGCATCCATCCCTGTGTCGCTTCTGCtggcctggtgctgggggcaggtGCCATTTATTACAGATGATggcttttaattaaatgctgcTCTGTTAATATTTGAAAAGCCCTTTGAAGTGCCAGGGGTTGGGAAAGGCCAGGGGCAGAGAAGGGCATCCCAGGCCCGCTCCTAAGCAGCTCTGAGGCCGGGAGCACTGTCATGGTTGCATCCTCGCCTTCTGGCCACCCACTGAGTGCCAGGCTCTTTTTGGAGGCCATCCCAGGAGAGGACAGCATGTGGCCTCTGGCTGGGGGGCACCGCTTCGCTGCCATGCCCCTGTGCCCCTCTCCATCCATTCGCCCAAATCCCCTTCCATGGAGGAACCCTCATGCTCCCCCACCTCCGTACGTACGACTGTGATGGTGCAGAGCTCCCGCAGcgtcctctgctgctgctcctggctgccgAAACCGGGGTTGCCATCGCAGAGGTCGGAGCAGTTGAATCCCGGCTCCATAGCACATCCTCAGCCTTCATCCAGAGCCGGGCCGGGGAGCGGTCACCTCCCCGCGTCCCTCGGGGCGTCGTCCGCCACGTGGCGACTCAGCACGGGGCACGGGTCCCCACGCAGCACGGTGGCATCCCGTCACCCTTCAGGGCACCCTGCAGACCAACACACGGTGGGGTCACGGCAGCCACCGGCCCCCCGCCGCAGAGACAAAGCTGGGCACGTGCCCGTCCTGGCACCCCGGCACCCGTGCGCTCCCACCGCGTGCCACCGttgcctctgctccccttgttGTACCTCTTTTTGGTGAGGTTTTTAGTCGGCTTCATTACCATTTTA
This genomic window from Cygnus olor isolate bCygOlo1 chromosome 1, bCygOlo1.pri.v2, whole genome shotgun sequence contains:
- the GPR156 gene encoding probable G-protein coupled receptor 156 isoform X3, with the translated sequence MEPGFNCSDLCDGNPGFGSQEQQQRTLRELCTITVVRTETSSDRSGKSSPSFSAALLGVVWTFLTGGVLLALFFLVFTIRFRKNRIVKMSSPNLNVVTLLGSGLTYTSAYLFGIQEQSLPSRHSVETLIQVRLCLLCVGTSLVLGPVLGKSWRLYKVFTQRVPDKRVIIKDLQLLVMVAVLVLADAVLLLTWVFSDPVQCFRSLSVSVRATEKGMTCSVSRMQSCASLYSDLWLVLILGFKSVLLLYGTYLAGLTDNVSSPPVNQSLTLVVGVNLIFLVAGAVFLVHRFFRTWHNLLFGFTSGGIFVCTTTINCFIFVPQLRQWKAFEEESQTLSHMAKYFTSPSRSCHSVYSEEQLYQLIGEKNSMKRLLTEKNAVIESLQEQVNNAKEKLMRLMSVEGGCDPAVLAPCTRSTGWHACVPFRMPLWWMK